Proteins from one Thermosipho japonicus genomic window:
- a CDS encoding ornithine carbamoyltransferase, with translation MSTFFRGRHFITTQDFTNEEIELMLDLARDLKIKFSHGEPTPYLLYKTLFLIFFDESTRTRNSMQAGIAQLGGTGIFLTPDKMQIAHGEVAKDTGIILSRFGDGIGIRFCKFGEGNKYLNEMAKHSKAPVMNLQDDIYHPFQVMADLMTIQERFGKNLRGLKVGISWAYAESHLKPLSVPQSQILLFTRFGMDVTLAYPEGFDLMPEIVEQAKKNAEMYGGKLEISHKMEDAFVDADIVIPKNWGGFFVSDNPDEIRAEQAKHKNWICTEELMKLTKKHSIYMHALPADRGKEVVDSVIDGPHSVVYDEAENRLHTAKAVMTLLMGGRF, from the coding sequence ATGTCCACATTTTTTAGAGGAAGGCATTTTATAACCACACAGGATTTTACAAATGAAGAAATAGAACTTATGTTAGATCTTGCAAGAGATTTAAAAATTAAGTTCAGCCATGGAGAACCAACTCCATACCTTTTATACAAAACTTTGTTTTTAATATTCTTTGATGAAAGCACAAGAACAAGAAACAGTATGCAAGCTGGGATTGCACAATTGGGTGGTACCGGAATTTTCTTAACACCAGATAAAATGCAAATTGCCCATGGTGAAGTTGCAAAAGATACTGGAATAATCCTTTCAAGATTCGGTGATGGTATTGGAATTAGATTCTGCAAATTCGGTGAAGGAAATAAATATTTAAATGAGATGGCAAAACACTCAAAAGCTCCCGTCATGAATCTACAGGATGATATTTACCACCCTTTCCAAGTTATGGCTGACCTTATGACAATTCAAGAAAGGTTTGGAAAAAACTTAAGAGGATTAAAAGTAGGTATTAGTTGGGCATATGCTGAAAGTCATTTAAAACCATTGTCGGTACCTCAATCTCAAATATTGTTATTTACTAGGTTCGGCATGGATGTAACTCTGGCATACCCTGAAGGATTTGATCTAATGCCAGAAATTGTTGAACAGGCAAAGAAAAATGCTGAAATGTACGGCGGAAAGCTGGAAATTTCTCATAAGATGGAGGATGCATTTGTAGATGCAGATATAGTAATTCCAAAAAATTGGGGTGGCTTCTTTGTTTCAGATAATCCCGATGAAATTAGAGCAGAACAAGCCAAACACAAAAATTGGATATGTACGGAAGAATTAATGAAGCTTACTAAAAAACATTCGATTTATATGCATGCACTTCCAGCCGACAGAGGAAAAGAAGTTGTCGATAGTGTAATAGATGGTCCTCATTCCGTTGTTTACGATGAAGCTGAAAATAGGCTACATACAGCAAAAGCTGTAATGACTTTACTCATGGGAGGAAGATTTTAA
- a CDS encoding dihydroorotase, with protein MFDLGIINGKLYLDGQYINANLYIKSGKIVDISTTFQKSKEEINAAGKVVLPGFIDPHVHFELNLGKYTSVDDFESGSISALFGGVTTIIDFLDPISNTEELENAFKIRLSTAKKSFVDYSFHATLGNFEGDFDTLINKIKELGTTSIKIFTAYSSSNRRTNDKKMFELFKTSKNYNIPILIHAENEDMIIENVPINFHSKARPEISEISEIIKIAEFLNQTKASVYIVHTTCGSSIEEIYNRFNDILNKNIFFESCPHYFYFDDSVYESKKGHLYTMTPPLRSKNENEKLKNNIDNIFSIGTDHCSFNSKEKRKRRTGKLPMGIGGIEHSFVLMYSLFGEKIIDKFTINPAKFFGLYPRKGTLLPGADADIVIFDSKYKGKISMSHTKADYDLYLGTQIRGKVEKVIKNGVITIDQDKLVNKAKGSFIRR; from the coding sequence ATGTTTGATTTGGGTATAATCAACGGAAAATTATACCTTGATGGGCAATATATTAACGCAAATTTATATATAAAATCAGGAAAAATAGTTGACATATCAACAACCTTTCAAAAAAGCAAAGAAGAAATTAATGCAGCCGGGAAGGTTGTTCTTCCCGGCTTTATTGACCCACATGTTCACTTTGAACTAAACCTTGGAAAGTATACTTCCGTTGATGACTTTGAAAGCGGAAGTATATCTGCATTATTTGGTGGTGTTACAACTATTATTGATTTTTTAGATCCAATATCAAACACTGAAGAATTAGAAAATGCTTTTAAAATTCGTTTATCCACTGCAAAAAAGTCCTTTGTAGATTACTCATTTCATGCAACTTTAGGAAATTTTGAAGGGGACTTCGATACTCTAATAAATAAAATAAAAGAACTTGGAACAACTTCTATAAAAATCTTTACTGCTTATTCTTCTAGTAATAGAAGAACTAATGACAAAAAGATGTTTGAATTGTTCAAAACTTCAAAAAATTATAACATCCCAATTTTAATTCATGCAGAAAATGAAGATATGATTATTGAAAATGTACCAATAAACTTTCATTCTAAAGCAAGACCCGAAATCTCTGAAATCTCTGAAATAATTAAAATTGCCGAATTTTTAAATCAAACAAAAGCATCTGTTTACATTGTCCATACAACTTGCGGAAGCTCAATTGAAGAAATATATAATAGATTTAACGATATTCTAAACAAAAACATCTTTTTTGAAAGCTGCCCTCATTATTTTTACTTTGATGATAGTGTATATGAATCTAAAAAAGGTCATCTTTACACTATGACTCCTCCTCTAAGGAGTAAAAATGAAAATGAAAAATTAAAAAATAATATTGATAACATTTTCTCAATTGGTACAGATCATTGTTCATTTAACAGCAAAGAAAAACGTAAAAGAAGAACCGGAAAACTTCCAATGGGAATCGGCGGAATAGAACATTCCTTTGTACTAATGTATTCATTATTTGGTGAGAAAATAATAGATAAATTTACCATAAATCCTGCAAAATTTTTCGGACTTTATCCCAGAAAAGGAACTTTGCTTCCCGGTGCAGATGCTGACATAGTAATTTTCGATTCAAAGTATAAAGGGAAAATAAGTATGTCACATACAAAAGCAGATTACGATCTTTACTTAGGAACTCAAATTAGAGGGAAGGTTGAAAAAGTAATTAAAAACGGCGTTATAACAATTGATCAAGATAAATTGGTCAATAAAGCCAAAGGCAGCTTTATCAGGAGGTAA
- a CDS encoding amidohydrolase family protein, with product MKAIINAKIFDYENFHENYYIIFDKKINDIGPMENFKGAPQIIDAKGNFVLPGFVIGHTHIYSTFARGLNLPFNPLNFKDILTQLWWKLDSQLAKEENYYSALVAGIEFIKNGVTTVIDHHASGLQIKGSLNTLKTALCDEIGLRGIFCFETSDRFNVDECINENLEFLKTRSEMHAGLFGLHASLSLSDNTLEKVSKLYKGPIHIHTAESIDDVEDSLSKYGLRVITRLEKFGLLRENSILAHCVHASVEELELISKKNCFIALNVTSNMNNAVGLPNYRLMKKHNVKVITGNDGLGFNFARELLNLYFSMKLKGNSPLSFSFDDLKSIISNTYEIASKHLNIKLGKIKPGYAADLIIVPYTPPTPLNSENAFGHVIYGLFDNFRPSHVIVNGKILMQNYEIKLQVDEIYKQAKKVAENLWKKLNK from the coding sequence ATGAAAGCAATAATCAATGCAAAAATTTTTGACTATGAAAACTTTCATGAAAATTACTATATAATTTTCGATAAAAAAATAAATGATATTGGTCCTATGGAAAATTTTAAAGGTGCACCACAAATAATTGATGCAAAAGGAAATTTTGTTTTGCCCGGTTTTGTAATAGGGCATACCCACATTTATTCAACTTTTGCAAGAGGTTTAAACTTGCCATTTAATCCTTTGAATTTCAAAGATATACTTACTCAACTTTGGTGGAAACTCGATTCACAACTTGCAAAAGAGGAAAACTATTACAGCGCGCTTGTTGCAGGAATTGAATTCATCAAAAACGGTGTAACAACAGTAATTGATCATCATGCAAGTGGACTACAAATAAAAGGAAGTTTAAACACATTAAAAACGGCTCTTTGTGATGAAATTGGATTAAGAGGAATCTTTTGTTTTGAAACCAGTGACAGATTTAATGTAGATGAATGCATAAACGAAAATTTAGAGTTTTTAAAGACGCGTTCTGAAATGCATGCTGGATTATTTGGGCTTCATGCTTCACTAAGTTTATCTGATAACACTCTTGAAAAAGTGTCTAAGCTTTATAAAGGCCCAATCCATATTCACACTGCTGAAAGCATAGACGATGTAGAAGATTCCCTTTCAAAATATGGACTTCGTGTAATTACTCGATTAGAAAAGTTTGGTTTGTTGAGGGAAAATTCAATACTTGCCCATTGTGTTCATGCTTCAGTAGAGGAACTTGAATTAATATCAAAAAAGAACTGCTTTATCGCATTAAATGTTACATCAAATATGAACAACGCTGTTGGATTACCAAATTACAGATTAATGAAAAAACACAACGTTAAGGTTATAACAGGAAATGATGGTTTGGGATTTAATTTTGCAAGAGAACTCTTAAATCTCTATTTTTCAATGAAATTAAAAGGAAATTCACCACTTTCTTTTTCCTTTGACGACTTAAAAAGTATAATATCAAATACTTATGAAATTGCAAGCAAACATTTAAACATTAAATTAGGAAAAATTAAACCAGGATACGCTGCAGATTTAATTATTGTTCCATACACTCCTCCAACTCCTTTAAATAGCGAAAATGCTTTTGGGCATGTAATATATGGATTATTTGATAATTTTAGACCTTCTCATGTTATAGTTAACGGAAAAATTTTAATGCAAAATTATGAAATAAAATTGCAAGTAGATGAAATATACAAACAAGCAAAAAAAGTTGCCGAAAATCTTTGGAAAAAGTTAAACAAATAA
- a CDS encoding 4Fe-4S binding protein has protein sequence MDLSTNISGIKIDNPVMPASGPLVGDYEKIKFIDSMGVGAIVTKTISTKAAQVPRPCIYGENNFAMNAELWSELPPEKWIDEILPKVKKDLKKPLIVSAGYSKEDMEKLIPQLDPFADAFEISTHYVGKDYNTIAEIVKAIRKNTNKPIFMKISPHIPDPVEFTKVAIENGANGIVAINSLGPTIKIDIKSRKILIGNEKGQVWMSGPAIKPIALSIVKTIRDAFKDITIIGVGGIKSADDVIEFLLAGADAVQLLSSALIYGKDIYEKIINDLPKKLEKYNFKSIEDVKSQRVTDYQVKYSPNHPIVDYQKCTLCRICERVCPYFAIKIDEKVNVDNSKCFGCGLCESRCPVKAISGVL, from the coding sequence ATGGATCTATCAACTAATATATCGGGAATAAAAATTGATAACCCAGTTATGCCAGCTTCTGGACCTTTAGTCGGAGACTATGAAAAAATAAAGTTTATTGATTCTATGGGTGTTGGAGCAATTGTTACAAAAACTATATCGACAAAAGCAGCTCAAGTACCAAGACCGTGCATATATGGTGAAAACAATTTTGCAATGAATGCTGAACTATGGTCAGAATTACCTCCTGAAAAATGGATTGATGAAATACTTCCAAAAGTCAAAAAAGACCTAAAAAAACCTCTTATTGTTAGTGCAGGCTACTCAAAAGAAGATATGGAAAAATTAATACCGCAATTAGACCCATTTGCAGATGCATTTGAAATTTCAACACATTATGTAGGAAAAGATTACAACACAATAGCTGAAATAGTTAAAGCTATTAGAAAAAACACAAATAAACCAATCTTTATGAAAATAAGCCCACATATTCCTGATCCAGTTGAATTTACAAAAGTTGCCATAGAAAATGGTGCAAATGGGATTGTAGCAATAAATTCTCTTGGCCCAACTATAAAAATAGATATTAAAAGTAGAAAAATTTTAATTGGAAATGAAAAAGGACAAGTTTGGATGTCTGGGCCTGCAATCAAACCGATAGCACTTTCTATTGTTAAAACTATCCGTGATGCTTTTAAAGATATTACAATAATAGGAGTAGGCGGTATAAAAAGCGCAGATGATGTAATAGAATTTCTTCTAGCTGGTGCTGATGCAGTTCAACTATTGTCTTCTGCACTTATCTATGGAAAAGATATATATGAAAAGATAATTAATGATCTACCTAAAAAGCTTGAAAAATATAACTTTAAAAGTATTGAAGATGTTAAATCTCAAAGAGTTACTGATTATCAAGTAAAATATTCTCCAAATCATCCAATTGTAGATTATCAAAAATGTACCTTATGCAGAATTTGTGAGAGAGTATGTCCATACTTTGCAATAAAAATTGACGAAAAAGTTAACGTAGATAATTCAAAGTGTTTTGGCTGTGGTCTTTGTGAAAGTAGATGTCCTGTCAAAGCAATAAGTGGTGTGCTATAA
- a CDS encoding stage V sporulation protein S, with protein MEVLKVASGSNPNKVAGALAGVIREKGKAEVQAIGAGAVNQAVKAIAIARGYLAPSGIDLVCVPAFTDVNIENESRTALKFIVFPRE; from the coding sequence ATGGAAGTCCTTAAAGTTGCATCAGGTTCAAATCCAAACAAAGTTGCAGGTGCTCTCGCAGGTGTAATTAGGGAAAAAGGGAAGGCTGAAGTTCAAGCAATTGGTGCAGGTGCTGTAAATCAAGCAGTTAAAGCTATTGCAATTGCAAGAGGTTATTTGGCTCCAAGTGGAATTGATCTTGTCTGTGTTCCTGCATTTACCGATGTTAATATTGAAAATGAATCAAGAACTGCTCTTAAATTTATTGTTTTTCCAAGAGAATAA
- a CDS encoding bifunctional UDP-sugar hydrolase/5'-nucleotidase yields the protein MRNLKFLVVLMVVLALSVFAVKISIFHVNDTHGHAWTFSEYHNPDIGGFAVIASIIDEERAKNPNVLFLHAGDINTGVPESDLLNALPDIFALNRMKLDAMAVGNHEFDKPRDVLKYQMSIAKFPFLSANIYKDGKPFFTPYIIKNVGGVKVAIFGLTTEETSILEPLYSQDLEFRNAIEVAKELVPMLREKADVVIALTHLGMGQEYEGNYTTSEELAQNVDGIDVIIDGHSHTKLEEAKVINNTIIVQAWEWGKIVGKLDLDVENGKIKEWNWTPIPVNLKVYKGKDENGNAIYEYVGKPYEPAMYVKVPLDYFAKLGSKKLDTVIGETKVLLDGERAHVRSGDTNLGHLITDAMLWKTGADIAFQNGGGIRASIEPGKITIRDILTVLPFGNTVYVMKMKGSDIMKVLEYAANIPEGKGAFLHVAGLTFESKNGKVTKVMVNGKPLEMDKVYKVVTNNYMAGGGDGYSMLKEAKATGYDTGFVLADVVVEYIQKGLGGKIDSYDDTPRYIRINE from the coding sequence ATGAGGAATTTGAAGTTTTTAGTTGTTTTGATGGTAGTTTTGGCATTAAGTGTATTTGCAGTTAAAATAAGCATTTTCCATGTAAACGATACACATGGTCATGCATGGACTTTCAGTGAATATCACAATCCAGATATTGGTGGATTTGCAGTAATAGCATCCATAATTGATGAAGAACGCGCTAAGAATCCAAATGTGTTGTTCTTGCATGCAGGCGATATTAACACAGGTGTTCCAGAATCAGATTTATTAAATGCATTACCAGATATTTTTGCACTTAATAGAATGAAGTTAGATGCTATGGCAGTTGGAAATCATGAATTTGATAAACCTCGCGATGTTTTAAAGTATCAGATGAGCATTGCAAAGTTTCCATTTTTATCAGCAAATATATATAAAGATGGAAAACCATTCTTTACACCATATATAATCAAAAATGTTGGTGGAGTTAAAGTAGCAATTTTTGGTTTAACAACTGAAGAAACAAGTATTCTTGAACCACTATACAGCCAAGATTTAGAATTTAGAAATGCTATAGAGGTTGCAAAAGAACTTGTTCCAATGTTAAGAGAAAAAGCAGATGTAGTTATTGCATTAACACACCTTGGAATGGGTCAAGAATATGAAGGAAACTATACAACATCTGAAGAACTTGCACAAAATGTTGATGGAATTGATGTAATTATTGATGGTCATAGCCACACAAAGCTTGAAGAAGCTAAAGTTATTAATAATACAATAATTGTTCAAGCATGGGAATGGGGAAAAATTGTTGGGAAACTTGATTTAGATGTTGAAAACGGAAAAATAAAAGAATGGAATTGGACCCCAATTCCAGTAAATCTAAAAGTTTATAAAGGAAAAGATGAAAACGGAAATGCTATCTATGAATACGTTGGAAAACCATATGAGCCGGCAATGTATGTAAAAGTTCCACTTGATTACTTTGCAAAACTTGGATCAAAGAAACTTGATACAGTAATTGGTGAAACAAAAGTATTACTTGACGGTGAAAGAGCACATGTAAGATCAGGAGATACAAATCTAGGACACCTTATAACTGATGCAATGCTTTGGAAGACAGGTGCAGATATTGCTTTCCAAAACGGTGGAGGAATTAGAGCATCTATTGAACCTGGAAAAATTACAATTAGAGATATCTTAACAGTTCTTCCATTTGGAAACACAGTATACGTTATGAAGATGAAAGGTTCAGACATAATGAAAGTATTAGAATACGCAGCAAATATACCAGAAGGAAAAGGTGCATTTTTACATGTTGCAGGTCTTACATTTGAAAGCAAAAATGGAAAGGTAACAAAAGTAATGGTAAATGGAAAACCATTAGAAATGGATAAAGTATATAAAGTTGTAACAAATAATTATATGGCTGGTGGTGGAGATGGCTATTCAATGCTTAAAGAAGCAAAAGCAACAGGATATGACACAGGCTTTGTACTAGCTGACGTTGTAGTAGAATACATTCAAAAAGGATTAGGTGGCAAAATTGATAGCTATGATGACACACCAAGATATATCAGAATAAATGAATAA
- a CDS encoding ABC transporter ATP-binding protein, with translation MIKDFVKKRFWFYLAGVFTLIVVDTLQLVVPKFISRAVDSLNVKTPDVNVAKVMALGIIGVAIGMFITRFFWRFFIIGSARKFTYEARKILYDKILSLDMSFFDKHRSGDLMAHFTNDMNNIERMMGPGIVMMVDASFMSVITIFFMATSVGWKLTLIALIPLPLIVLISLVFGKFIYRRSKKVQDTFSDLSGFTEESIDGVRILKTFSILPKFEEIFQVKAKNNFKATLSLIKVWGIMWPLIHFISSMAYFITIAYGGPMVINQKITLGEFFAFNNYIGMIVWPLTAIGWVINIIQNGRASYNRVLNILNTQSKVVEPENQDIKIESIDNIEIKGLNFAYPESDRLVLKNVNMKISKGQLVGIVGTVGSGKSTIVKIISKLYPVQRGHVFINGYDINDIPSKIVRTKISYVPQETFLFSTSLKNNIAFGMEDFEEWQVKEYAMLSAVHSDIERFPKSYDTVVGERGVTLSGGQKQRVTIARALIRNSDVYIFDDCLSAVDPETEEKIIKTLRESMKNKTMVIITHRLKVLTNADMIYVFDNGEIIESGKHDELMNLNGLYAKMYRKQLIEEELN, from the coding sequence TTGATCAAAGACTTTGTAAAGAAAAGATTTTGGTTTTACCTTGCTGGGGTATTTACACTCATTGTGGTTGATACGCTTCAACTTGTTGTTCCAAAGTTTATTTCCCGTGCGGTTGATAGTCTAAATGTAAAAACTCCCGATGTTAATGTTGCAAAAGTTATGGCGCTTGGAATAATTGGGGTAGCAATTGGAATGTTTATTACTAGGTTTTTCTGGAGATTTTTCATAATTGGAAGTGCCAGAAAGTTTACATATGAGGCAAGAAAAATTTTGTACGACAAAATTCTCTCACTTGATATGTCGTTTTTTGATAAACATAGAAGTGGAGACTTAATGGCACATTTTACAAATGATATGAACAATATTGAAAGAATGATGGGACCTGGAATAGTGATGATGGTTGATGCATCATTTATGTCTGTAATTACGATCTTTTTTATGGCAACTAGTGTTGGATGGAAATTAACACTTATAGCTTTGATACCACTTCCGCTTATAGTACTTATTTCCCTTGTATTTGGAAAATTTATTTACAGGCGTTCAAAAAAGGTTCAAGATACATTTTCTGATTTAAGTGGTTTTACTGAAGAATCAATAGATGGTGTAAGAATTTTAAAAACGTTTTCTATTTTGCCAAAATTTGAAGAAATATTTCAAGTTAAGGCAAAGAATAATTTTAAAGCAACGCTTTCTCTAATAAAAGTTTGGGGAATTATGTGGCCACTAATACATTTTATCAGTTCTATGGCTTACTTTATAACTATTGCATATGGTGGCCCGATGGTTATAAACCAAAAAATTACATTAGGAGAATTTTTTGCATTTAATAACTATATTGGTATGATAGTCTGGCCTTTGACAGCAATTGGTTGGGTTATCAATATAATTCAAAATGGTAGGGCATCGTATAACAGAGTATTGAATATTTTAAATACACAATCAAAGGTTGTCGAACCTGAAAATCAAGATATAAAAATAGAAAGTATTGACAACATTGAAATTAAAGGTCTAAATTTTGCATATCCAGAATCCGATAGACTAGTTTTGAAAAACGTAAACATGAAAATTTCAAAAGGCCAATTGGTTGGAATCGTTGGAACAGTAGGGAGTGGAAAGTCTACAATAGTAAAGATAATAAGTAAGCTCTATCCTGTTCAAAGAGGTCACGTATTTATTAATGGTTATGATATCAATGATATTCCATCAAAAATTGTTAGAACGAAAATATCCTATGTTCCACAAGAAACGTTTCTGTTTTCAACAAGTTTAAAGAATAATATTGCATTTGGAATGGAAGATTTTGAAGAATGGCAGGTAAAAGAATATGCAATGCTTTCTGCTGTTCATAGTGATATAGAAAGGTTTCCAAAAAGTTATGACACAGTTGTGGGTGAAAGAGGAGTTACACTTTCGGGTGGACAAAAGCAAAGAGTTACAATTGCAAGAGCTTTAATTAGGAATAGTGATGTATATATATTTGATGATTGTTTATCGGCAGTAGATCCTGAAACTGAAGAAAAAATTATTAAAACTTTGAGAGAAAGTATGAAAAATAAAACCATGGTTATTATTACCCATAGGTTGAAGGTTTTGACTAATGCAGATATGATTTATGTTTTTGATAACGGAGAAATAATTGAAAGTGGAAAACATGATGAACTAATGAATTTAAATGGGCTTTATGCGAAAATGTATAGGAAACAATTGATTGAGGAGGAACTTAATTAA
- a CDS encoding fibronectin type III domain-containing protein translates to MDNKKRLLIYLIFVFFTIFSLILIVKISKKDVPSIVLKSPGASEIVKQRKVKFSWDVDYKRQITLFSHVFLGNSKESMQEIYSGIDNNFEKVLKPGTYYWKVQSKFGNKLIESSIATFTIVNNFPILEDVKASVDKNVVSFEWNAKDPDNDPLSYSLFLYDSSNNVNKIDLKNNFYRLNLPAGRYSWKIVCFDEFGGATESKLNYFEIKSEEEKVDFIPTFDIAKKKDGFLISFKRLDGYKYYLQILSDKEREIKLDKDFYLFTDFKEGVRYKVRLKVENESGQKIYSPYKEIFVESKDNVPPNFEVLFPKDGFSGISDKIVFRWNIKDDKTEPSVTLYLGTGKDKLKKIVSNYKAKSYEYKGLLPDTTYFWKLVVSDGVNSVESPIFEFKTGPLVEIIDVIGTENDDYVNDVLQINDDIFILMTSGENVILRDVSGKYNLDLNIKGEGVDVEEKDGVFYILANTKDGDYILSALKNGIFLFKKRYGGKYKDTAKKLMLSDDGIYILGDTWSDDFVHLYGWNDVFLQKLDYNGKVIWTRNYGGSKLDEAVSFAKTSKGYVIVGNTMSKDMDIPKSYGMKDIFVMYLDKNFKPKVTRVFGGENNDTASALNITDGFVYVVSKVYFNKDRETEDANIYYLKLNEDGVRLEEKLLGGSGNDICNDIKIYKDNVYLFGSTNSRDGDFYTYYTAKGFGDLFISNLGKWTIVNGGYEEDEVKYGLITKNGIIFIGNTSSQSGLFDKHIGNVDVFIGKVER, encoded by the coding sequence TTGGATAATAAAAAGAGATTACTAATTTATCTTATTTTTGTTTTTTTCACTATATTTTCGTTAATATTAATAGTTAAAATTTCAAAAAAAGATGTTCCTTCAATTGTTTTAAAATCACCAGGTGCAAGCGAAATTGTAAAACAAAGAAAAGTAAAATTTTCTTGGGATGTTGATTATAAAAGACAGATTACTTTGTTTTCCCATGTCTTTCTTGGAAATAGCAAAGAATCTATGCAAGAGATTTATTCAGGTATAGATAATAACTTTGAAAAAGTACTTAAACCTGGAACTTACTATTGGAAAGTACAATCTAAGTTTGGAAATAAATTAATTGAAAGTAGTATTGCTACATTTACAATAGTTAATAATTTTCCAATTTTGGAAGATGTAAAAGCAAGTGTTGATAAAAATGTGGTAAGTTTTGAGTGGAATGCCAAAGATCCAGATAATGATCCACTAAGTTATTCTTTATTTTTGTATGATTCTTCAAACAATGTAAACAAGATAGATTTAAAAAATAATTTTTACAGGTTAAATCTTCCAGCTGGTAGATACAGTTGGAAGATTGTTTGTTTTGATGAATTTGGTGGAGCGACAGAATCGAAATTAAATTATTTTGAAATTAAAAGTGAAGAAGAAAAGGTAGATTTTATACCAACCTTTGATATAGCAAAGAAGAAAGATGGATTTTTGATTTCATTTAAAAGATTGGATGGCTATAAATATTATTTGCAAATATTATCAGATAAAGAAAGAGAAATAAAATTGGATAAAGATTTTTATCTTTTTACTGATTTTAAAGAAGGGGTTAGGTATAAGGTAAGATTGAAGGTTGAAAATGAATCGGGGCAAAAGATATATAGTCCCTACAAGGAAATTTTTGTTGAAAGTAAAGATAATGTCCCACCAAATTTTGAAGTTCTTTTTCCAAAGGATGGATTTAGTGGAATTTCAGACAAGATAGTGTTTAGGTGGAATATTAAAGATGATAAAACTGAACCTTCTGTAACTTTGTACCTTGGAACAGGGAAAGATAAATTAAAAAAGATTGTATCTAATTACAAAGCAAAAAGTTATGAGTATAAGGGACTTTTACCCGACACTACTTATTTTTGGAAACTGGTTGTTTCAGATGGCGTAAATAGTGTGGAAAGTCCTATTTTCGAGTTTAAAACGGGTCCTTTAGTTGAAATAATTGATGTAATTGGCACAGAAAATGATGACTATGTAAATGATGTTTTGCAAATAAATGATGATATATTTATTTTAATGACTAGTGGAGAAAACGTCATACTACGCGATGTTAGCGGGAAATATAACTTAGATCTAAACATTAAAGGTGAAGGTGTTGATGTTGAAGAAAAAGATGGTGTTTTTTATATTTTGGCAAATACCAAAGATGGAGATTACATCCTTTCTGCATTGAAAAATGGTATTTTTCTTTTTAAAAAGAGATATGGAGGAAAATATAAAGATACTGCTAAAAAGCTAATGTTAAGTGATGATGGTATTTACATTTTGGGCGATACATGGTCCGATGATTTTGTACATTTGTATGGTTGGAATGATGTTTTTTTACAAAAACTTGATTATAACGGAAAAGTAATTTGGACTAGAAATTACGGTGGAAGTAAGCTTGATGAAGCTGTAAGCTTTGCAAAGACAAGTAAGGGTTATGTAATTGTTGGAAATACTATGTCAAAAGATATGGATATACCTAAAAGCTATGGTATGAAAGATATATTTGTTATGTACTTGGATAAAAATTTCAAACCGAAAGTTACAAGGGTGTTTGGTGGGGAAAATAACGATACAGCAAGTGCATTAAATATTACAGACGGTTTTGTCTATGTTGTTTCAAAGGTATACTTTAATAAAGATCGAGAAACAGAAGATGCAAATATTTACTATTTAAAACTTAATGAGGATGGAGTGCGTTTAGAGGAAAAATTGCTTGGTGGTAGTGGTAATGATATTTGCAATGACATAAAAATTTATAAAGATAATGTATATTTATTTGGAAGTACTAATTCAAGAGATGGTGATTTTTACACATATTATACGGCAAAAGGCTTTGGAGATTTGTTTATTTCAAATTTAGGAAAATGGACTATAGTAAATGGTGGATATGAAGAAGATGAAGTAAAGTATGGATTAATTACAAAAAATGGTATAATATTTATCGGAAATACTAGTTCGCAAAGCGGATTATTTGACAAGCATATAGGAAATGTGGACGTATTCATAGGAAAAGTTGAGAGGTGA